From Streptomyces sp. NBC_01460, a single genomic window includes:
- a CDS encoding VOC family protein: MKIQRTSVFVDDQEKALRFYTEVLGFVKKHDVPLGEHRWLTVVSPEAPDGTELLLEPSGHPVVKAYRDGLAKDGIPLAAFAVDDVPGEFDRLRGLGVHFTQEPLEMGAVTTAVLDDTCGNLIQILQGA; encoded by the coding sequence TTGAAGATCCAACGGACCAGCGTCTTCGTCGACGACCAGGAGAAGGCCCTGCGCTTCTACACCGAGGTGCTCGGTTTCGTGAAGAAGCACGACGTCCCGCTGGGCGAGCACCGCTGGCTGACCGTCGTCTCGCCGGAGGCCCCCGACGGGACCGAACTGCTGCTGGAGCCCTCCGGCCACCCCGTGGTGAAGGCGTACCGGGACGGCCTGGCCAAGGACGGCATCCCGCTCGCCGCCTTCGCCGTGGACGACGTGCCCGGCGAGTTCGACCGACTGCGCGGACTCGGCGTGCACTTCACCCAGGAGCCACTGGAGATGGGCGCGGTCACCACGGCGGTCCTCGACGACACCTGCGGCAACCTGATCCAGATCCTCCAGGGGGCGTAA
- a CDS encoding NADP-dependent oxidoreductase, translated as MRAVVIRKFGGPETVELVETAVPEPGPGQVRIKVAAAAVNPVDVAYRAGVLVPLPEDGLLGLGWDVAGTVDAVGAEAPYAVGTDVVALAYGPAPVKAQAEYVVVDASAVAPAPASVDAVHASTVPLNSLTAAQALDLPALAPGSTLLVTGAAGAVGGYAVQLAHRAGIEVTGVAGPADEALVRSFGADGFLRRGEEAGLFDAVLDAAVVGADALAYVRDGGDYVGVIPHAGPPSVRDIRVQVVEVAADGERLATLVALVDQGVLTPRVAGTYPLEEAGRAHTRLTEGGVRGRLVLIP; from the coding sequence ATGCGTGCAGTGGTGATCAGGAAGTTCGGCGGGCCCGAGACGGTGGAGCTCGTGGAGACCGCGGTGCCCGAGCCCGGCCCGGGCCAGGTCCGGATCAAGGTGGCGGCGGCCGCGGTCAACCCGGTGGACGTGGCGTACCGTGCGGGAGTACTCGTCCCGCTGCCCGAGGACGGCCTCCTGGGGCTCGGCTGGGACGTGGCGGGCACCGTGGACGCGGTGGGCGCGGAGGCCCCGTACGCCGTCGGAACCGATGTCGTCGCGCTGGCCTACGGCCCGGCGCCGGTCAAGGCACAGGCGGAGTACGTGGTGGTGGACGCCTCGGCGGTCGCCCCCGCCCCCGCCTCCGTGGACGCGGTCCACGCGTCGACCGTGCCGCTGAACAGCCTCACCGCCGCGCAGGCCCTGGACCTGCCGGCTCTCGCCCCGGGGTCCACGCTGCTGGTCACGGGCGCGGCGGGTGCGGTCGGCGGATACGCGGTGCAGCTGGCCCACCGGGCGGGCATCGAGGTCACCGGGGTGGCCGGGCCCGCCGACGAGGCGCTCGTACGGTCCTTCGGCGCGGACGGGTTCCTGCGGCGCGGCGAGGAGGCCGGCCTGTTCGACGCCGTCCTGGACGCCGCCGTGGTCGGCGCGGACGCGCTGGCGTACGTGAGGGACGGCGGCGACTACGTGGGCGTCATCCCGCACGCGGGGCCGCCGAGTGTGCGGGACATCCGCGTCCAGGTGGTGGAGGTGGCCGCCGACGGCGAGCGCCTCGCCACCCTGGTCGCCCTGGTCGACCAGGGCGTCCTGACTCCCCGGGTGGCCGGGACGTACCCCTTGGAGGAGGCGGGCCGCGCACACACCCGGCTCACGGAGGGCGGCGTACGGGGCCGGCTCGTCCTGATCCCCTGA
- a CDS encoding rhomboid family intramembrane serine protease, which translates to MSLHTVVLYGCAAAVVVPGTRLVMDQVEGRRSGPGGLLADLWRRPVPRAAAVLVGLMAAMAVVQTAVPGVMPHLERDPHGPWWRVVTALLVQTSGWGQLALNLAALAVVAPAAERRLGTVWMPVVLVLSGVVAHGVSTAGWSVHGGGDSVGICGLVGALAASCALTGRRRPLRLVSLLVPAAGVVLCVAENNHGAGVVTGAVLGAALALVPEARSRRTVAA; encoded by the coding sequence ATGAGCTTGCACACGGTGGTCCTGTACGGCTGCGCGGCCGCTGTCGTCGTCCCGGGCACGCGCCTCGTCATGGACCAGGTGGAGGGACGTCGGTCCGGTCCTGGCGGGCTGCTCGCGGATCTGTGGCGGCGGCCGGTGCCGAGGGCCGCCGCTGTGCTGGTCGGCCTGATGGCGGCGATGGCCGTGGTGCAGACCGCCGTCCCGGGTGTCATGCCCCACCTGGAGCGGGATCCCCACGGGCCCTGGTGGCGGGTGGTGACCGCACTGCTGGTGCAGACGTCGGGCTGGGGCCAGCTCGCCCTCAACCTGGCGGCCCTCGCGGTCGTCGCGCCGGCGGCCGAGCGCAGGCTGGGCACGGTGTGGATGCCGGTGGTCCTCGTCCTGTCCGGTGTGGTGGCCCACGGGGTGAGCACGGCGGGCTGGAGCGTGCACGGTGGGGGTGACTCCGTAGGGATCTGCGGGCTCGTCGGTGCTCTCGCGGCGTCCTGCGCGCTCACCGGCCGGCGACGGCCGCTGCGGCTGGTGTCCTTGCTCGTGCCGGCCGCCGGTGTGGTGCTGTGCGTGGCGGAGAACAACCATGGCGCCGGCGTGGTGACCGGCGCGGTGCTGGGGGCAGCCCTCGCACTCGTCCCGGAGGCCAGGAGCAGACGGACTGTGGCCGCGTAG
- a CDS encoding TetR/AcrR family transcriptional regulator, protein MSEDTAREAEGGAAATDLPPKRVRADVRRNTDALLTAAAEVFLVEGVDAPVRRITAKAGVGAGTLYRHFPQRSDLIAAVFRHEVDACADAAPALAARHAPADALAEWLQRFALFLATKRGLSAALHSGDTAYDSLPSYFDQRLMPVLTTLVGTAVEAGEIRSDISPDDLLTATRNLTLSAEEDDSGHTRRMIALLVDGLRYGAA, encoded by the coding sequence GTGAGCGAGGACACGGCCCGGGAAGCCGAGGGCGGCGCGGCGGCCACCGACCTGCCCCCCAAGCGCGTGCGCGCAGACGTGCGCCGCAACACCGACGCCCTGCTCACGGCGGCGGCCGAGGTGTTCCTCGTCGAGGGGGTGGACGCGCCCGTACGACGGATCACCGCGAAGGCGGGCGTCGGGGCGGGCACCCTCTACCGCCACTTCCCGCAGCGCTCGGACCTCATCGCCGCCGTCTTCCGCCACGAGGTCGACGCCTGTGCCGACGCCGCACCCGCCCTCGCCGCGCGGCACGCACCCGCCGACGCGCTCGCCGAGTGGCTCCAGCGCTTCGCCCTCTTCCTCGCCACGAAGCGCGGGCTCAGCGCCGCCCTGCACTCGGGGGACACGGCCTACGACAGCCTGCCGTCCTACTTCGACCAGCGCCTGATGCCCGTGCTCACCACGCTCGTCGGCACCGCCGTCGAAGCCGGTGAGATCCGCTCCGACATCAGCCCCGACGACCTGCTGACCGCCACCCGCAACCTGACCCTCTCCGCCGAGGAGGACGACAGCGGCCACACCCGGCGGATGATCGCCCTGCTCGTCGACGGACTGCGTTACGGGGCGGCCTGA
- a CDS encoding DUF397 domain-containing protein: MSTGLSWFTSSYSGNQGGDCVEIAFSWTASTYSGDQGNCVEVATCPHAVHVRDSKDRTVPPLTLSPATWTAFLGHDWQC; the protein is encoded by the coding sequence ATGAGCACCGGCCTCAGCTGGTTCACGAGCAGTTACAGCGGCAACCAGGGCGGAGACTGCGTAGAGATCGCCTTCTCCTGGACCGCGTCCACGTACAGCGGCGATCAGGGCAACTGCGTGGAGGTGGCCACCTGCCCCCACGCCGTCCACGTCCGCGACTCCAAGGACCGCACGGTCCCACCCCTCACGCTCTCCCCCGCCACCTGGACCGCCTTCCTCGGCCACGACTGGCAGTGCTGA
- a CDS encoding ABC transporter ATP-binding protein — protein MFARERQSRRRSAEALRLVSVSKAYGAGDSAVTALDRVTLSLPAGSFTAVMGPSGSGKSTLLQCAAGLDRPDQGQILVDGEEMSGGSEAALTKFRRDRIGFIFQQYNLLPTLTVEENTSLPLRLAGRKADPERVRAILTQVGLGDRLGHLPDELSGGQRQRVAIARALVTRPGVIFADEPTGALDTRSARDVLSLLREGVRLHGTTVVLVTHDPVAASYADSVLFLADGRLAGRLSAPTAEAVAARMAHLGDQAAEQYAMEV, from the coding sequence ATGTTCGCTCGCGAGCGGCAGTCCAGGAGGCGGAGCGCGGAGGCTCTGCGGCTGGTGTCGGTGAGCAAGGCGTACGGGGCCGGGGACAGCGCGGTGACCGCCCTGGACAGGGTCACCCTGAGCCTGCCGGCGGGGAGCTTCACCGCCGTCATGGGCCCCTCGGGCTCGGGCAAGTCCACGCTGCTCCAGTGCGCGGCGGGCCTGGACCGGCCCGACCAGGGGCAGATCCTCGTGGACGGCGAGGAGATGAGCGGCGGCAGCGAGGCGGCGCTGACCAAGTTCCGGCGGGACCGGATCGGCTTCATCTTCCAGCAGTACAACCTGCTGCCCACCCTGACCGTCGAGGAGAACACCTCGCTGCCCCTGCGGCTCGCCGGCCGGAAGGCCGACCCGGAGCGCGTCCGCGCGATCCTCACGCAGGTGGGGCTCGGCGACCGCCTCGGCCACCTCCCCGACGAGCTCTCCGGGGGACAGCGCCAGCGCGTCGCGATCGCACGCGCCCTGGTCACCCGGCCGGGCGTGATCTTCGCCGACGAGCCCACCGGCGCCCTGGACACGCGCAGCGCACGCGACGTGCTGAGCCTGCTGCGGGAGGGCGTCCGCCTGCACGGAACCACCGTCGTCCTCGTCACGCACGACCCCGTCGCCGCCTCCTACGCCGACTCGGTGCTCTTCCTCGCCGACGGGCGGCTGGCGGGGCGCCTCTCCGCACCCACCGCCGAGGCCGTCGCCGCACGCATGGCCCACCTGGGCGACCAGGCGGCCGAGCAGTACGCGATGGAGGTGTGA
- a CDS encoding winged helix-turn-helix transcriptional regulator: protein MATRTAAQRREDARSAYDAFLRECPTNQLLGRLGDKWVSLIVSALREGPMRYSDLGRRIAGVSQKMLTQSLRTLERDGLVTRTVTPSVPVRVDYELTELGHSLSGLLFAVKTWAETHFDQVHEARERYDEEAAA from the coding sequence ATGGCGACCCGCACCGCGGCCCAGCGCCGCGAGGACGCCCGATCCGCGTACGACGCCTTCCTCAGGGAGTGCCCGACCAACCAGCTGCTGGGCCGCCTCGGCGACAAGTGGGTCAGCCTCATCGTCAGCGCCCTGCGCGAGGGCCCGATGCGCTACAGCGACCTGGGCCGCAGGATCGCCGGGGTGAGCCAGAAGATGCTGACCCAGTCGCTGCGCACCCTGGAGCGCGACGGGCTCGTCACCCGCACGGTGACCCCGTCGGTGCCGGTGCGCGTGGACTACGAACTGACGGAGCTCGGGCACAGCCTGAGCGGACTGCTGTTCGCCGTGAAGACGTGGGCGGAGACCCATTTCGACCAGGTCCACGAGGCCCGCGAGCGGTACGACGAGGAGGCCGCGGCGTGA
- a CDS encoding VOC family protein: MPLALHHIVIDTHDLPTLARFWSEVLRWPILSEREREIVIGPHETAEVGICFMPVTDRKADKNRLHLDLTSAPEDREAEIERVLALGARLVDVGQTGDESWTVLADPEGNEFCVVRPKTTLIG; encoded by the coding sequence ATGCCTCTCGCACTGCACCACATCGTCATCGACACCCACGACCTGCCCACCCTGGCCCGGTTCTGGTCCGAGGTCCTGCGCTGGCCGATCCTGTCCGAGCGCGAGCGGGAGATCGTGATCGGGCCGCACGAGACCGCCGAGGTGGGCATCTGCTTCATGCCGGTGACGGACCGCAAGGCGGACAAGAACCGCCTGCACCTCGACCTGACCTCCGCGCCGGAGGACCGGGAGGCCGAGATCGAGCGTGTCCTCGCGCTCGGCGCCCGCCTGGTGGACGTCGGGCAGACCGGTGACGAGTCATGGACGGTGCTGGCCGATCCGGAGGGGAACGAGTTCTGCGTCGTCCGCCCGAAGACGACCCTCATCGGCTAG
- a CDS encoding FtsX-like permease family protein, protein MLFLAVRSIRKRPGRFLATLLSAFLGAVIIMTFSSLHDTAAAPGVDEVSSESMTISASVVGGYGSLLVFFAIASTLTVAVRQRAEEIHLLRCTGATPAQITRMVVGESAVVALAGAVLAIGPAVLGGRLLLDLFKDSGQVAAHVDPAFGAMALGSGFAIAFLASVGAAFLAVRRATRAGAAFRRPSRRKGRTLAGCAALVAGAGGVLTTYAVDSTEEMLMAFPAYGAILLSVGFAVLAPSLLGRLLGLLRGPLAAVGGAGGYLSVRNLRRRGAELAGVLMPMIVFTGMATATLYMQGVESDWVASSGLDKTVEDKNLETLNLVVVGIIVVFSCIMLVNSLYAATTYRSREFGQQRLAGATPGQVLGVVGWEAAVLTLTGLVLGTVAGIAGVIPFTMVRTDQVLPDQGPGTWLAIMAVAAAATLGTSLGTARRTLRTPAIDAVTVAA, encoded by the coding sequence ATGCTGTTCCTGGCCGTCCGCTCGATCCGGAAGCGTCCGGGGCGCTTCCTCGCCACCCTGCTCTCGGCGTTCCTCGGTGCCGTGATCATCATGACGTTCAGCTCCCTGCACGACACGGCCGCGGCACCCGGGGTCGACGAGGTCAGCTCGGAGTCCATGACCATCTCCGCGAGCGTGGTCGGCGGATACGGCTCGCTCCTCGTCTTCTTCGCCATCGCCTCCACCCTCACCGTCGCCGTCCGCCAGCGCGCCGAGGAGATCCATCTGCTGCGCTGCACGGGGGCGACCCCCGCCCAGATCACCCGCATGGTCGTCGGCGAGTCCGCCGTGGTGGCGCTGGCCGGAGCGGTGCTCGCCATCGGGCCCGCGGTGCTCGGCGGGCGCCTCCTCCTGGACCTGTTCAAGGACAGCGGCCAGGTCGCCGCACACGTCGACCCGGCCTTCGGAGCGATGGCGCTCGGCTCCGGCTTCGCCATCGCCTTCCTCGCCTCGGTAGGCGCCGCGTTCCTCGCCGTACGCCGCGCCACCAGGGCGGGCGCCGCCTTCCGCCGCCCGTCGCGACGCAAGGGCCGCACCCTGGCCGGGTGTGCCGCGCTGGTGGCGGGGGCCGGGGGAGTCCTGACCACGTACGCCGTCGACAGCACCGAGGAGATGCTGATGGCGTTCCCCGCCTACGGGGCGATCCTGCTCTCCGTCGGCTTCGCCGTCCTCGCCCCGTCCCTGCTCGGACGCCTGCTGGGACTGCTGCGGGGGCCCCTGGCCGCGGTGGGCGGTGCGGGCGGCTACCTGAGCGTCCGTAACCTCCGCCGGCGCGGTGCCGAACTGGCCGGGGTGCTCATGCCGATGATCGTCTTCACCGGCATGGCCACCGCCACCCTGTACATGCAGGGAGTGGAGAGCGACTGGGTCGCCTCGTCCGGCTTGGACAAGACCGTCGAGGACAAGAACCTGGAGACCCTCAACCTCGTCGTCGTCGGCATCATCGTCGTCTTCTCCTGCATCATGCTCGTCAACAGCCTCTACGCGGCGACCACGTACCGCAGCCGTGAGTTCGGGCAGCAGCGCCTCGCGGGGGCCACGCCCGGCCAGGTCCTGGGGGTGGTCGGATGGGAAGCGGCCGTCCTGACGCTGACCGGCCTGGTCCTCGGCACCGTCGCGGGGATCGCGGGGGTCATCCCCTTCACCATGGTCCGCACCGACCAGGTCCTTCCCGACCAGGGGCCCGGCACCTGGCTGGCCATCATGGCCGTCGCCGCCGCGGCCACCCTCGGCACGAGCCTCGGGACCGCGCGCAGGACCCTCCGCACGCCGGCCATCGACGCCGTCACCGTGGCGGCGTGA
- a CDS encoding SMI1/KNR4 family protein: MAEQWWAGVRERVEAAGTGAGGGDVFGALGHAWALEDPLTPDELAALEAQLGVRLPEEYRAFLLYVGAGGAGPAYGLFPVRRTEGGWCWEGDGADLADLSMLAEPFPDQGPDPKLLAELLAQHPDEEELDDIEDFDDAMEAWDERWGSVMFAPERTAGALVICHLGCAQREWLIVSGTHRGTIWSDCRADDIDLAPLLDEDGAPVTFARWYTGWLEKAEHTALPAL; encoded by the coding sequence ATGGCTGAACAGTGGTGGGCGGGCGTACGCGAGCGGGTCGAGGCGGCGGGGACGGGGGCCGGGGGCGGCGACGTGTTCGGGGCGCTCGGGCACGCGTGGGCCCTGGAGGACCCGCTCACCCCGGATGAGCTCGCCGCTCTCGAAGCGCAGCTCGGCGTGCGACTGCCCGAGGAGTACCGGGCGTTCCTCCTGTACGTCGGCGCGGGCGGCGCCGGTCCCGCGTACGGCCTCTTCCCCGTGCGGCGTACGGAGGGCGGCTGGTGCTGGGAAGGCGACGGCGCGGACCTCGCCGACCTGTCGATGCTCGCCGAGCCCTTTCCCGACCAGGGCCCGGACCCGAAGCTGCTCGCCGAACTCCTCGCCCAACACCCCGACGAGGAGGAATTGGACGACATCGAGGACTTCGACGACGCCATGGAGGCGTGGGACGAGCGGTGGGGCTCCGTCATGTTCGCCCCGGAGCGCACCGCTGGAGCTCTCGTGATCTGCCACCTGGGCTGCGCGCAGAGGGAGTGGCTGATCGTCAGCGGCACCCACCGCGGCACGATCTGGTCCGACTGCCGGGCGGACGACATCGACCTCGCGCCCCTCCTCGACGAGGACGGTGCGCCGGTGACCTTCGCCCGCTGGTACACCGGCTGGCTGGAGAAGGCCGAACACACCGCGCTCCCGGCCTTGTAG
- a CDS encoding DUF4429 domain-containing protein, which yields MADIISRDGTWGFDGDTVRIVPGSKVHPVRQALGECAVPLQAVAGVSFEPDRKGGRLRLRLRTGACPVLRAADGRLKDASDPYQLLVEKGRTGVAEYLVDEIRNALLIEQVPDGPVDRFLLPGPSVPVSGGGGDGTASFDGEAVRLTWNWKAEESKEAGGPVTLPLAEVTGVRWVPSIGLENGSLRFDRGGAVSSAPAKFDPYSLELWGLSKREYTAVLVAAAVLVRLPGTAAPAVTAAPQEAVAALTPASAPAVARDPDDHDVLLRRLRELGELYEAGILTDEEFALAKRAVLKRL from the coding sequence ATGGCGGACATCATCTCGCGCGACGGCACATGGGGCTTCGACGGGGACACCGTGCGGATCGTCCCCGGCAGCAAGGTGCACCCGGTGCGGCAGGCCCTCGGTGAATGCGCCGTCCCGCTCCAGGCGGTGGCGGGCGTCTCCTTCGAGCCGGACCGCAAGGGCGGCCGACTGCGGCTGAGGCTGCGCACCGGCGCGTGCCCCGTCCTGCGGGCGGCGGACGGACGGCTCAAGGACGCCTCCGACCCCTATCAGCTCCTGGTGGAGAAGGGCCGTACGGGCGTGGCCGAGTACCTCGTGGACGAGATACGCAACGCCCTGCTGATCGAGCAGGTGCCCGACGGGCCGGTGGACCGCTTCCTGCTGCCCGGGCCGTCGGTGCCGGTGTCGGGAGGAGGCGGGGACGGCACGGCGTCCTTCGACGGCGAGGCGGTCCGCCTCACCTGGAACTGGAAGGCCGAGGAGTCGAAGGAAGCGGGCGGCCCCGTCACCCTCCCGCTGGCTGAGGTGACCGGGGTGCGCTGGGTGCCCTCCATCGGGCTGGAGAACGGCTCCCTGCGCTTCGACCGGGGCGGCGCCGTGTCGTCCGCGCCGGCCAAGTTCGACCCGTACTCCCTGGAGTTGTGGGGGCTGTCGAAGCGGGAGTACACCGCTGTCCTGGTCGCCGCCGCCGTACTCGTACGCCTGCCGGGAACCGCCGCACCCGCTGTGACTGCCGCGCCGCAGGAGGCCGTAGCGGCGCTCACGCCGGCGTCCGCCCCGGCGGTCGCCCGGGACCCCGACGACCACGACGTGCTGCTGCGGCGACTGCGCGAGCTGGGGGAGCTGTACGAGGCCGGCATTCTCACGGACGAGGAGTTCGCCCTCGCCAAGCGGGCGGTGCTGAAGCGGCTCTGA
- a CDS encoding metal-sensitive transcriptional regulator, producing MQLDMAADELKSVLNRLRRAQGQIAGVIRMIEEGRDCEDVVTQLAAASRALDRAGFSIIATGLEQCLADEGQTPADKDRMRARLEKLFLSLA from the coding sequence ATGCAACTCGACATGGCGGCAGATGAGTTGAAGTCGGTCCTGAACCGGCTGCGCCGGGCCCAGGGGCAGATCGCCGGGGTCATCAGGATGATCGAGGAGGGCAGGGACTGTGAGGACGTCGTCACTCAACTGGCCGCCGCGTCCCGGGCCCTGGACCGGGCGGGGTTCTCGATCATCGCCACGGGGCTCGAACAGTGCCTCGCCGACGAGGGGCAGACCCCGGCCGACAAGGACCGGATGCGCGCCCGCCTGGAGAAACTGTTCCTCTCCCTGGCGTGA
- a CDS encoding cupin domain-containing protein, producing the protein MTQPPVPVSLADKLSRFSELWSPKIVAGVNDYEVKLVKVKGEFVWHTHEETDELFLVVTGRLTIQLRDGDVVLGPGELFVVPRGVEHCPVAEEETSVLLLEPGGTVNTGDAGGPMTKEPVPLD; encoded by the coding sequence ATGACTCAGCCTCCCGTCCCCGTCAGTCTCGCCGACAAGCTCTCCCGGTTCTCCGAGCTGTGGTCGCCGAAGATCGTGGCCGGTGTCAACGACTACGAGGTCAAACTCGTCAAGGTGAAGGGCGAGTTCGTCTGGCACACGCACGAGGAGACGGACGAACTGTTCCTGGTCGTCACCGGCCGTCTGACGATCCAGCTCAGGGACGGGGACGTCGTGCTCGGCCCCGGCGAGCTCTTCGTGGTCCCGCGCGGCGTCGAGCACTGCCCCGTGGCGGAGGAGGAGACCTCCGTGCTCCTCCTCGAACCTGGGGGGACGGTCAACACCGGCGACGCGGGCGGACCGATGACGAAGGAGCCCGTCCCGCTCGACTGA
- a CDS encoding aldo/keto reductase translates to MKYRTLGRTGIKVSPYCLGAMMFGAMGNPDHDESVRIIHKALDAGINFVDTADAYSRGESEEIVGKALKGRRDEVVLATKAHLPMGDDPNMRGNSRRWLVRALEDSLRRLGTDHVDLFQVHRPDPDTDVEETLSALTDLVRAGKVRNIGASTFPASDIVEAQWVSERRGLERFRTEQPPYSILNRAVEREVLPACERYGMGALVWSPLAGGLLTGRYRKGRTADTHRAAYGFKHLSDERRLDAVEQLITVAQDAGMPLTHMATAFAIAHPGVTSAIIGPRTMEHLDDLLAGAGTTLDDELLDRIDAVVPPGTDIGTLDMAYQPPAIAQARLRRRLPDERSAV, encoded by the coding sequence ATGAAATACCGCACACTGGGCCGGACCGGCATCAAGGTCAGCCCGTACTGCCTGGGCGCGATGATGTTCGGCGCCATGGGGAATCCCGACCACGACGAGTCCGTCCGGATCATCCACAAGGCGCTCGACGCGGGCATCAACTTCGTGGACACCGCCGACGCCTACTCGCGGGGCGAGTCGGAGGAGATCGTCGGAAAGGCGCTCAAGGGGCGCCGGGACGAGGTCGTCCTGGCCACCAAGGCGCACCTCCCGATGGGGGACGACCCCAACATGCGGGGGAACTCCCGGCGTTGGCTCGTCCGCGCCCTGGAGGACTCCCTGCGCCGCCTGGGCACCGACCACGTCGACCTGTTCCAGGTCCACCGGCCCGACCCGGACACCGACGTCGAGGAGACGCTCTCCGCGCTCACCGACCTGGTGCGGGCGGGCAAGGTCCGGAACATCGGCGCTTCGACGTTCCCCGCCTCGGACATCGTCGAGGCCCAGTGGGTCTCCGAGCGGCGGGGCCTGGAGCGCTTCCGCACCGAGCAGCCGCCGTACTCGATCCTCAACCGGGCCGTCGAGCGCGAGGTGCTGCCCGCCTGCGAGCGCTACGGCATGGGCGCCCTGGTCTGGAGCCCTCTCGCGGGAGGCCTGCTCACCGGCCGCTACCGCAAGGGCCGCACGGCCGACACCCACCGGGCGGCGTACGGCTTCAAGCACCTGAGCGACGAGCGGCGGCTCGACGCCGTCGAGCAGCTCATCACCGTCGCGCAGGACGCCGGGATGCCGCTGACCCACATGGCGACCGCCTTCGCGATCGCCCACCCGGGCGTCACCTCCGCGATCATCGGCCCGCGCACCATGGAGCACCTCGACGACCTCCTCGCGGGTGCGGGGACCACGCTGGACGACGAGCTCCTCGACCGGATCGACGCCGTCGTGCCGCCCGGGACCGACATCGGAACGCTCGACATGGCCTACCAGCCCCCGGCCATCGCGCAGGCCCGCCTGCGCCGCCGTCTGCCCGACGAGCGCTCCGCCGTCTGA
- a CDS encoding ArsR/SmtB family transcription factor: MTQDVFKALADPTRRRILDELVDRDGQTLFEICARLVTKYGLGLSRQAISQHLAVLESAGLVLSRREGRYKYHDLNTEPLERIANRWLRPDTPESTP; the protein is encoded by the coding sequence ATGACGCAGGATGTCTTCAAGGCACTGGCCGACCCCACCCGCCGGCGCATCCTCGACGAACTGGTGGACCGCGACGGGCAGACCCTGTTCGAGATATGCGCACGGCTGGTGACCAAGTACGGCCTGGGGCTGTCCCGCCAGGCGATCAGCCAGCACCTGGCCGTCCTGGAGTCCGCGGGTCTGGTCCTCTCGCGGCGCGAGGGCCGCTACAAGTACCACGACCTGAACACCGAACCCCTTGAGCGCATCGCGAACCGCTGGCTCAGGCCCGACACCCCGGAGAGCACCCCTTGA
- a CDS encoding DUF6924 domain-containing protein — protein sequence MSDRAKWPAERDKDAALIIRTDYDDEPAWAAVRAALMTAWGENGDIEPFVHIVDDPEWAGTTPAEALHEASAHAERHEVVHLADRTSMREAPVTLLALSLLTRDRCEDDEEFEAYGGAFRVVPYGIHEMNANLMIAAMDFGDFAEAARSDPEGVFRGFSESPTA from the coding sequence ATGAGCGACCGTGCGAAGTGGCCGGCCGAGCGGGACAAGGACGCCGCGCTGATCATCAGGACCGACTACGACGACGAACCGGCGTGGGCGGCGGTGAGGGCGGCGCTGATGACGGCCTGGGGGGAGAACGGCGACATCGAGCCCTTCGTCCACATCGTCGACGATCCGGAGTGGGCCGGAACCACACCCGCCGAGGCGCTCCACGAGGCGTCGGCGCACGCGGAGCGGCACGAGGTCGTCCATCTCGCCGACCGGACCTCGATGCGCGAGGCTCCTGTCACCTTGCTCGCGCTGTCCCTCCTGACCAGGGACCGGTGTGAGGACGACGAGGAGTTCGAGGCGTACGGCGGCGCGTTCCGGGTGGTGCCGTACGGAATCCACGAGATGAACGCGAACCTGATGATCGCCGCCATGGACTTCGGTGACTTCGCGGAGGCGGCCAGGAGCGATCCCGAGGGAGTCTTCCGCGGCTTCTCCGAATCCCCGACGGCGTGA